One genomic region from Nitrospira sp. CR1.1 encodes:
- the thpR gene encoding RNA 2',3'-cyclic phosphodiesterase: MIRAFLAVELPPDLRAALSAVQQDLKRRLERTVDRQARISWVQPASMHLTVKFLGDTPEDLLESLHATLAQVVANHRMLQVPFSRLGTFPRPLQPRILWAGPLESWEQGSESDRLQALYQGVEDVCRTAGLAAEVRPFSPHLTLARIKEGERQVGQGLAQSGLLDQPVAFGVLPIKTLVMMRSELRPAGSIYTKLWECPLSSRS; the protein is encoded by the coding sequence ATGATCAGGGCGTTTCTGGCCGTCGAATTGCCGCCCGATCTTCGCGCGGCCTTGTCGGCGGTTCAGCAGGATCTCAAACGACGGCTGGAACGGACGGTCGACCGGCAGGCGCGCATCAGCTGGGTGCAACCGGCCTCCATGCATCTGACCGTGAAGTTTCTCGGTGACACGCCGGAGGATTTGCTCGAGTCGCTCCATGCGACGCTTGCGCAGGTGGTCGCCAATCATCGAATGCTCCAGGTTCCCTTTTCGCGACTGGGGACGTTTCCTCGACCGCTGCAGCCGAGGATTCTCTGGGCTGGGCCGCTGGAAAGTTGGGAACAGGGAAGCGAGAGCGACCGGCTGCAGGCCTTGTATCAGGGGGTGGAGGACGTGTGCCGGACGGCCGGGTTGGCGGCGGAGGTTCGGCCGTTTAGCCCGCATCTGACGCTGGCACGAATTAAGGAGGGGGAGCGGCAGGTCGGACAGGGACTGGCTCAAAGCGGGCTGTTGGATCAACCGGTGGCGTTCGGTGTTCTGCCGATCAAGACGCTGGTCATGATGAGAAGCGAATTGCGGCCGGCCGGCTCCATCTACACGAAGCTGTGGGAGTGCCCATTGAGTTCACGCTCCTAA
- a CDS encoding competence/damage-inducible protein A, whose protein sequence is MNKSKAWTAETIAIGSELLLGGRMDTNSLFIADRLATCGVELRYKTIVGDELSDIVRVLKTAVRRARVVIITGGLGPTIDDLTREAVAEAFGHRLVRRKAALDEMTARLAQWGRTPTKAQLRQAMIPAGGEFLTNPVGTAPGFVLIWKDAFFAALPGVPREMEPMIHDGLLPRLQTWLGRHKEIPATPVIRRVLHTSGVPESIVDQKLEGLLPPGSPVQLGIYASQTEVMVSLTGPAGAEGAVALERLFDEANSRLGDMVYGQEADTMESVVGRLLTARRMTLALAESCTGGLIGHRLTQVPGSSSYVDRGIVCYSNRAKVELLGVSEDLLDRHGAVSAEVAAAMARGIRERSGVSVGLSVTGIAGPGGATAAKPVGLVYVGLDGGPDDAQTKQFRFHGGDRSVIKQRSSQAALDLLRRWLIKKGGG, encoded by the coding sequence ATGAACAAGTCGAAAGCCTGGACGGCTGAAACGATCGCCATCGGCTCCGAGCTCCTGCTCGGCGGCCGGATGGACACGAATTCCCTGTTTATCGCCGATCGCCTGGCGACATGCGGGGTGGAGCTTCGATACAAGACGATCGTCGGTGATGAGTTGTCCGATATCGTGAGGGTACTCAAGACGGCGGTCCGACGCGCCCGCGTGGTGATCATCACGGGCGGGTTGGGCCCGACGATCGATGACCTGACCCGCGAGGCGGTGGCGGAGGCCTTCGGCCACCGGTTGGTCCGGCGAAAAGCCGCGCTGGACGAGATGACGGCTCGATTGGCTCAGTGGGGCAGGACCCCGACGAAGGCGCAGTTGCGACAGGCGATGATTCCTGCAGGCGGGGAATTTCTGACCAATCCGGTCGGGACGGCGCCGGGGTTCGTCTTGATCTGGAAAGATGCGTTCTTTGCGGCCTTGCCCGGAGTGCCGCGTGAGATGGAACCGATGATCCATGATGGGCTCCTGCCGCGTCTGCAGACCTGGCTGGGCAGGCACAAGGAGATACCGGCCACGCCCGTGATTCGTCGGGTACTCCACACATCAGGCGTGCCGGAGTCGATTGTGGATCAGAAGCTTGAGGGGCTGCTGCCCCCAGGCAGTCCAGTCCAACTCGGGATCTATGCTTCTCAAACGGAAGTGATGGTCTCACTGACAGGTCCGGCAGGGGCAGAGGGTGCTGTTGCGCTTGAGCGGCTGTTTGATGAAGCCAACAGCAGGCTCGGCGACATGGTGTACGGTCAAGAAGCGGATACGATGGAATCAGTGGTTGGCCGGTTACTGACCGCCCGGCGCATGACCCTGGCCTTGGCCGAATCCTGCACCGGCGGATTGATCGGCCATCGGTTAACCCAGGTACCTGGGTCCTCATCCTACGTGGATCGGGGTATCGTCTGTTACAGCAACCGCGCGAAGGTCGAGTTGTTGGGAGTGTCTGAGGATCTCCTCGATCGGCACGGCGCGGTCAGTGCCGAAGTGGCGGCAGCCATGGCGCGGGGCATTCGTGAGCGCAGCGGTGTCTCGGTCGGATTGAGCGTGACCGGCATTGCCGGACCAGGGGGAGCCACTGCGGCGAAGCCGGTGGGATTGGTTTATGTGGGGCTCGACGGCGGACCGGACGATGCCCAGACGAAACAATTCCGCTTTCATGGCGGCGACCGGAGCGTCATCAAGCAGCGCTCCTCGCAGGCCGCGTTGGATCTGTTGCGCCGTTGGTTGATCAAGAAAGGTGGCGGATGA
- a CDS encoding chlorite dismutase — protein MSSPEQAPRRQYVNFTFYKFDPAWRRLPEDERTRGKQEFLRAVEEYQGKVLVIAYTTVGIRGDCDLMLWRISYELELFQEMSTKILASGLGKYLLNPYSYLAITKRSIYVDNHTHENQESKRLTVVPGKAKYIFVYPFVKTREWFLLTKAARQGMMDEHIEVGHRFPSVKLNTTYSFGLDDQEWVVAFESDKPEDFLDLVMALRETEGSRYTLRDTPIFTCIRKSLKEALDTLGG, from the coding sequence ATGTCCAGCCCCGAACAAGCGCCCCGCCGTCAGTATGTGAATTTCACCTTCTATAAATTTGATCCGGCCTGGCGTCGGCTTCCTGAAGATGAGCGCACGCGCGGGAAACAGGAGTTTCTCCGTGCCGTAGAGGAATACCAGGGCAAAGTGCTCGTCATTGCATACACGACCGTCGGTATTCGCGGCGACTGCGACCTGATGCTCTGGCGCATCAGCTATGAACTCGAACTGTTCCAGGAAATGAGCACCAAGATCCTGGCGTCCGGATTGGGCAAGTATCTGCTCAACCCCTATTCGTACCTCGCGATCACCAAACGCTCCATTTACGTGGACAATCACACTCACGAAAATCAGGAAAGCAAACGTTTGACGGTGGTCCCTGGTAAGGCGAAGTACATCTTCGTGTATCCGTTCGTGAAGACTCGCGAATGGTTCTTACTCACCAAGGCCGCGCGACAGGGCATGATGGACGAGCATATTGAAGTCGGCCATCGCTTCCCTTCAGTCAAACTCAATACGACCTATTCGTTTGGCCTCGACGACCAGGAATGGGTCGTGGCCTTTGAAAGCGACAAGCCGGAAGATTTCCTGGATCTCGTCATGGCGCTGCGGGAAACCGAGGGTAGCCGGTACACGTTGCGAGATACCCCGATCTTCACCTGCATCCGGAAGAGCCTGAAAGAAGCATTAGATACACTGGGCGGCTAA
- a CDS encoding DUF882 domain-containing protein: protein MPSEVLSLSSRRDFLRTVTVGAALLVARLALPPEARASRFAAGRISLYNLQTEERVSVTYRTESGAYDEAALDELNHFLRCHHTNETTTMDVHLIEFVNLVQQRIGGRRDIHIVSGYRSPEYNEQLIRMGTRAARHSYHVSGQAVDVQIPGVPLRTVREVALRLGCGGVGYYPRGKFVHLDSGPFRHW, encoded by the coding sequence ATGCCATCCGAGGTCCTGTCCTTGTCAAGTCGGCGGGATTTTTTGCGTACGGTGACAGTGGGCGCTGCGCTATTGGTCGCCCGCCTCGCTTTGCCCCCAGAGGCGCGAGCGTCGCGGTTTGCAGCCGGACGCATCAGTTTATACAATCTGCAGACCGAAGAACGCGTATCGGTCACGTATCGGACTGAGAGCGGCGCATACGATGAGGCGGCGCTTGACGAGCTCAATCATTTTCTGCGCTGCCACCATACGAATGAAACGACGACGATGGATGTGCATCTCATCGAATTCGTGAATCTCGTTCAGCAGCGGATCGGGGGGCGGCGGGACATCCATATCGTATCCGGATACCGTTCTCCGGAATATAACGAACAGCTCATCAGAATGGGCACTCGCGCAGCTCGCCACAGTTATCATGTTTCAGGGCAGGCGGTTGATGTGCAGATTCCCGGAGTACCGTTACGGACTGTTCGGGAAGTTGCCTTGCGACTTGGTTGCGGCGGCGTCGGATATTATCCGCGCGGGAAGTTTGTGCATCTTGATTCAGGGCCTTTCCGGCATTGGTAA
- a CDS encoding response regulator, with protein sequence MTKHSLLIVGPDESTVSAAQKLIGEAFEVSTATWTTETLLPIHEQAHPVMLVDIDAPSRPSAEDGLNILQTLRQTGYPGKVIAYTGRPERSVAVRAVQCGACDVLLKSLDAIQLQQGIERVARIADLEQEARGTTVVGGPEEFSGMLGMSASIHRIFDAIRKVSTSDAPILITGESGTGKEVTARAIHARGLRRQGPFIPINCGAIPESLLESELFGYERGAFTGAVGQKNGKVESAQGGTLFLDEVGELPNALQVKLLRVLQDHTFERVGGHQAIEMNVRIIAATNVNLKEAIEKGTFREDLYYRLGVVHINLPPLRERGEDVSLIAMALLRQAAAHYNKHLYGFTREALEAMQAYSWPGNVRELSNRIGRAVVMAEGTHITAADLDIPCQAAPQDDGSISLKVNQQRIETDLIMKAFTLSQGNLSRAAQELGISRSTLYRRLRQYGMERSLEARRFPGLSPRASMTEH encoded by the coding sequence ATGACGAAGCATAGTCTATTGATTGTCGGACCTGATGAGTCGACCGTTTCCGCAGCGCAGAAATTGATCGGGGAGGCATTCGAGGTGTCGACGGCAACGTGGACGACAGAAACGCTGTTGCCTATTCATGAACAGGCCCATCCGGTCATGCTCGTGGATATCGATGCACCATCCCGCCCGTCTGCTGAAGATGGATTGAATATCCTGCAAACGTTGCGTCAGACCGGATACCCCGGAAAAGTGATCGCGTACACGGGGCGACCGGAACGGAGTGTGGCGGTTCGTGCCGTGCAGTGCGGCGCCTGCGACGTCTTACTCAAGTCGCTGGATGCCATCCAGTTGCAACAGGGGATAGAGCGGGTCGCACGAATCGCCGATCTGGAGCAGGAGGCCAGGGGAACGACAGTGGTTGGCGGGCCGGAAGAATTCAGCGGCATGCTCGGCATGAGCGCCAGTATACACCGGATCTTTGACGCGATTCGTAAGGTGTCGACCAGCGATGCGCCGATCCTGATCACCGGCGAAAGCGGTACGGGCAAGGAAGTGACCGCGCGTGCCATTCATGCGCGAGGGTTGCGGAGACAGGGCCCGTTCATTCCGATCAACTGCGGGGCTATTCCGGAAAGCCTTTTGGAATCGGAGCTCTTCGGGTATGAACGTGGAGCGTTTACCGGCGCCGTCGGACAGAAAAATGGCAAGGTCGAGTCTGCTCAGGGTGGGACCTTGTTCCTTGATGAGGTCGGAGAACTCCCCAACGCGCTGCAGGTCAAGCTGCTGCGCGTTCTTCAGGATCACACGTTTGAGCGGGTTGGTGGGCATCAGGCGATTGAAATGAATGTCCGGATCATTGCCGCCACAAATGTGAATCTCAAGGAAGCCATCGAGAAGGGGACGTTTCGGGAGGACCTGTACTATCGACTGGGCGTTGTACACATCAATCTGCCTCCCTTGCGAGAACGGGGCGAGGACGTGTCGCTGATCGCCATGGCGCTTTTGCGCCAGGCGGCCGCGCACTACAATAAACATCTATACGGGTTTACCCGTGAGGCGCTGGAGGCGATGCAAGCCTATTCCTGGCCGGGTAATGTGCGGGAGTTATCCAACCGGATCGGTCGCGCCGTGGTCATGGCGGAAGGCACACATATCACCGCAGCAGATTTGGATATACCCTGCCAGGCGGCCCCGCAGGATGACGGCTCAATTTCTCTGAAGGTCAATCAGCAGCGGATTGAAACGGATTTGATCATGAAAGCGTTCACGCTCTCGCAGGGGAATTTAAGCCGAGCCGCCCAGGAGTTGGGCATTAGTCGCTCCACGCTCTACCGGCGGCTGCGCCAATATGGGATGGAACGATCCCTTGAGGCGCGCCGGTTTCCAGGACTCTCGCCGCGCGCGTCGATGACCGAGCATTGA
- a CDS encoding response regulator codes for MRDTATVRILVVDDHPSFRRGVKDILEEGFEGASMAECGNAQEMLDRVREQAYDLVVMDISMPGRSGPEVLKELKQLAPTLPVLILSMHPEDQYAIRMFKAGAAGYLTKASAPEELVHAAKKVMAGGQYVSASVGEALALTVRTGVDKLPHERLSDREYEVLCLIASGKTVSDIAESIHLSVTTISTYRARILDKMNLKNNAELTRYALQHGLVV; via the coding sequence ATGCGAGATACAGCCACCGTGCGAATTCTAGTGGTCGATGACCATCCCTCCTTTCGGCGTGGGGTGAAGGACATCCTTGAAGAGGGGTTCGAAGGCGCCAGCATGGCCGAGTGTGGAAACGCCCAGGAGATGCTCGACCGGGTTCGCGAACAGGCTTATGATCTGGTGGTGATGGACATCAGCATGCCCGGACGGAGTGGCCCGGAGGTACTGAAGGAACTGAAGCAACTGGCGCCCACTCTGCCGGTCTTGATCTTGAGCATGCATCCTGAAGATCAGTATGCCATACGGATGTTCAAAGCCGGCGCGGCGGGGTATCTCACGAAGGCCAGTGCGCCGGAGGAGTTAGTCCATGCCGCGAAAAAAGTCATGGCGGGCGGGCAATATGTCAGCGCCTCCGTGGGTGAAGCGCTGGCGTTAACGGTGAGAACCGGGGTCGATAAGCTGCCGCATGAGCGATTGTCGGATCGGGAATATGAAGTGTTGTGCCTCATTGCTTCCGGGAAAACCGTCAGTGATATCGCTGAGAGTATTCATCTCAGTGTCACGACGATCAGTACGTATCGTGCGAGAATTCTAGACAAGATGAATTTGAAAAATAACGCCGAGCTGACCCGGTATGCCTTGCAACATGGCCTCGTCGTGTGA